The sequence AAAACCGGTAAAAAACCGCTTTCCTCTTTCCACGAATTCCGCAAATGAAATCTCCAGCGTTATTTCGTGACCATCGGAATGACGCCCGGTGAGCTCGACACCATGCCACGGAATATTCTTTTCTCCGGTAGAGATATATCGATGCAGCGACTTTTTATGCAGCTTCCGAAGCGGAGCAGGCATCAGAATCGTTAAAGGTTTTCCGATGATCTTTTCCGGTTTATACCCGAAGATTTCCTCAACAGCAGGATTTGCAAAATGAATCTTGCTCTTTTCATCAATAGTAATGATTGCATCAGAGGCGGACTCCATGATGGTTCGATGACTTTCCTGGCTTTCCTTCAGAGCACTTTCTGCTTGTTTCCTGTCTGTAATATCAAGCAGGGTGGTACGCACACCGATCACTTCCTCTTCCGAAGTCAGGCGCTCGGCATGAAATAAAACCGGAAAAGACCGGCCCTCTTTGGATAGGGCTGAAAATTCATCGATGCCCCGTTGATTGGAACTATAGATGTTTTTCAAAAACTGCCTGGCTCTGAATCGATCCTTTTGAGAAAGCATCTCGAACAGTGTTAACCCTTCTTCAAAGTCTGTTTCAGAATATCCAAAACAATCCAGCCCGTTCCGGTTGGCAAAAGTAATATTGCCCTTCCTGTCTATTTCAAAGACCGCAATCGGCAATAGATCGCTCAATTCGAAATCGAGAGAGAATTTTCTGTCCCGCAGCTTGTTGCAAAGATCTTCAAGAAGGGACTCCAGAATTTTGATTTGCAAACCTGAATCCTTTTTAAGCAGCGTATCAAAATGCTTACGGTTCATCACCCACAGTTCGGATTCTTCGGACGTATGTACGGTCGCGGAGCGAGGTTTCCGGTCTATGAATGAAATTTCACCAAAATGGTCGCCGGCGCGGAACGTCCCCAGGTCCCTGCGTCTTCCACGAATGAGATGACTGACCTTTAATTCTCCCTTCTTAACGATGTACAGAGACCCTTCATTGCCGCCTTCTTTTAAAATCGTCTTCCCTTTTTTGAAGGTTTTGAGACGGAGGATTTTTGAGATTTGAAGGATTTCTTTTTGGGTAAGAGCTTTAAATAGCCGGGTCTTTCTTAATAGACTTAGTTCCTTCACTTGCTGGATTCCATTCGACAGACATTTACTTTACCACTGAGGGCGTTTCCGAATCATCTCCGTGGCATCCTCAGAGCTAAGAGCCTCAGCGAAATGAAAACCCTGGGCGTAATCACATTGAAGGTTCCGCAGCTGCGCAAGCTCCCTGGATCCTTCTACTCCTTCCGCTACAACAGACATTTCGAGATTTCTGGCGAGTGCAATCACGGTGCTGACTATCTGCATCTTCTCGGGATGACGAACCATCCCCTGAACGAAGGAACAATCCACTTTTAATGTATCAATGGGGAATCGATGAAGTGTGCTTAAAGAAGAATAACCGGTTCCAAAATCATCAAGGTTCAGGTGAATTCCTTTTTCTTTTAATCGATTCAATAAGAGGATTGCCGGTTCCATGTTTTCAATCATTACACTCTCTGTAATTTCCAGTTTTAGAAACTCGGGATTCAATCTTGTTTCGCGAAGAACTTCATCTACGTGATCCACGAAATCCGATTCGAACAGTTGTCTGCCGGAAACGTTTACACTCATGAAGAGTGGCGGATGAGAATCAAACTGCTTGTTCCATGCCGAGATCTGTTTGCAGGCAAGCCGCAAAACTTCCTGGCCAATCGGAATGATCAGACCTGTTTCCTCAGCTGCCGGGATAAACTCGTCCGGCATTACGATTCCCCGCGAAGGATGTTGCCATCTGCACAGAGCCTCAAAACCACTGATCCTTCCTGTAGCCAGGCAGACGATGGGCTGATACTTCAGTTTGTATTCGTTTCTGGCGAGACCTGAACGCATATCCATTTCAACCTGCATTGCATGGCGAGCCCTAGCGTGCATGGCATCATCGAAAATCTCATAAGTAGCTTTTCCTTTGTCTTTCGCTCTGTACATCGCGATGTCTGCATCCCTCAAAACATTTTCAGATCGTTCATAGGGCTTTTCTCGGCCACTCAACGCAATCCCCAGACTCGCGGTTATGAAGATACTCTTCTTCTGCAATTGGAAGGGCAACGAAAACGCATTCAGAATTCTTAAAACCACGCGAATTGCATCACCGGGATCCTTCAAATCTTCCAGGAGAATGACGAACTCGTCACCTCCCATCCTGGCAACAGTATCACCCGGTCTTACACTCGCATTCAGCCTTTGCGAAACGTATACAAGCAATTTATCACCGGCCATATGTCCCATGCTGTCGTTGATATTCTTAAAGCGGTCGAGGTCCAAACAAACCACTGCAAATAGTGGATGATGCCGTTTCCGGGAACGTTCTAATGCCAGTTGAAGACGATCCATGAACAGGGCTCGGTTCGGAAGACTCGTTAAGGAATCATAAAAAGCATTCTGAATCAGCTGCTGTTCCAGGTGCTTTCGCTCTGTGATGTCGGAATGCGAACCGGCCATCCTGTAAGCGTCTCCCTTTGAGTTTCGCACCGCCAGTCCGCGGCAAAGAACCCATTTGCAGGATCCATCCTTTGTGATCACGCGAAACTCTATCTGCAGATTCGGCGTGAGTCCGCGAATGTGATGATCGATTGCTCCCTTTACCTGTTGAGTATCTTCCGGATGAACGCGTTTCA is a genomic window of bacterium containing:
- a CDS encoding EAL domain-containing protein; the protein is MLIKDQTEILAKVGLFKGLNRADLRRIAILVRLQFYKQGKQVLAEGSTGHSIYLVKSGELTVSHFVRGIRRELARFGPGEHFGEISFIDGKPRSATIHAIHDSELYVLSRRAFDLLLNKNPKLKIKLQKALLLELCDKLRSRVNSLDFELTDLLPVSIFEINQKGNITFANRNGLRNFGYSEKDFDKGLHFSRLLQSDKKGLLKKIFSSRVKECKCIRKDRSMFPAIVQVDPIFQRGKRAGYRTTLIDITERKRIEEELRNARDELEKRVKERTAELQKSEERYALSIRGANDGLWDWDLLTNELHYSPRSKSILGIPPQEKAVDSSCWMKRVHPEDTQQVKGAIDHHIRGLTPNLQIEFRVITKDGSCKWVLCRGLAVRNSKGDAYRMAGSHSDITERKHLEQQLIQNAFYDSLTSLPNRALFMDRLQLALERSRKRHHPLFAVVCLDLDRFKNINDSMGHMAGDKLLVYVSQRLNASVRPGDTVARMGGDEFVILLEDLKDPGDAIRVVLRILNAFSLPFQLQKKSIFITASLGIALSGREKPYERSENVLRDADIAMYRAKDKGKATYEIFDDAMHARARHAMQVEMDMRSGLARNEYKLKYQPIVCLATGRISGFEALCRWQHPSRGIVMPDEFIPAAEETGLIIPIGQEVLRLACKQISAWNKQFDSHPPLFMSVNVSGRQLFESDFVDHVDEVLRETRLNPEFLKLEITESVMIENMEPAILLLNRLKEKGIHLNLDDFGTGYSSLSTLHRFPIDTLKVDCSFVQGMVRHPEKMQIVSTVIALARNLEMSVVAEGVEGSRELAQLRNLQCDYAQGFHFAEALSSEDATEMIRKRPQW